In one Hoplias malabaricus isolate fHopMal1 chromosome X1, fHopMal1.hap1, whole genome shotgun sequence genomic region, the following are encoded:
- the LOC136675569 gene encoding matrix metalloproteinase-16-like: MRVTAPRLEVALAALLWLIVPLFVACSGGEDHFNAEAWLSRYGYLHQAEPNMADLRSAQTVQSAIASMQRIYGLNVTGCLDQSTIAWMKKPRCGVPDQVRSSCCSRSRKRRYALTGQKWQRTHITYSIKNVTPKVGARETHEAIRRAFDVWQGVTPLNFEAVPYSSLESGKRDVDITIIFASGFHGDSSPFDGEGGFLAHAYFPGPGIGGDTHFDSDEPWTLGNPNHDGNDLFLVAVHELGHALGLEHSNDPTAIMAPFYQYMDTESFKLPHDDLQGIQKIYGPPDKNPQPTRLLTTAPPPRLHPPSDPRKHDRQSRPHRPPQRSKPSNPNSKPSICDGGFNTLAILRQELFVFKDQWFWRVRDNSVVPGYPMQISYFWKGLPPKIDAVYENSEGKFVFFKGHRFWVFKDTTLQPTFPQDISLFGSGMPTQNIETAVWWEDVAKTYFFKGDRYWRYSEDMRSMDPGYPKPITVWKGIPDSPQGAFVDKANGFTYFYKGKEYWKFNNHRLRVEPGYPRSILRDFMGCDGLPSDPDWDWSPPQDEDPPHYDHDDVDIVRKLESTGGTEKAVAIAIPCVLALCMMVLLHTVFRVKRKDTQRHILYCKRSMQEWV, encoded by the exons ATGCGCGTGACGGCGCCGAGGCTCGAGGTCGCGCTCGCGGCGCTGCTGTGGCTCATCGTTCCACTGTTCGTAGCGTGTTCGGGCGGAGAGGATCATTTTAACGCCGAG GCTTGGTTAAGTCGCTATGGCTATCTCCATCAAGCTGAACCCAACATGGCTGACCTGCGTTCAGCTCAGACCGTCCAATCTGCCATTGCTTCCATGCAGCGTATCTATGGCCTCAATGTCACTGGCTGCTTAGACCAGAGCACTATAGC CTGGATGAAGAAGCCAAGATGTGGGGTGCCGGATCAGGTCAGAAGTTCATGCTGCTCGCGATCGAGGAAACGGCGATATGCTCTGACTGGTCAGAAGTGGCAGCGCACGCACATCACATACAG CATAAAGAATGTGACTCCTAAGGTTGGGGCCCGTGAGACACACGAGGCCATCAGACGAGCCTTCGACGTGTGGCAGGGTGTTACGCCGCTGAACTTTGAAGCTGTCCCTTACAGCTCTCTGGAGAGCGGTAAGAGAGATGTGGACATCACCATCATTTTTGCATCTGGTTTCCATGGCGATAGCTCACCCTTTGATGGAGAAGGAGGCTTCCTGGCCCACGCCTACTTCCCCGGGCCTGGGATAGGAGGCGACACTCACTTTGATTCCGATGAACCATGGACCCTGGGCAACCCCAACCATGATG GCAATGACCTTTTTCTGGTGGCGGTGCATGAACTGGGCCATGCTCTGGGACTGGAGCACTCCAATGACCCCACTGCTATAATGGCCCCCTTCTACCAATACATGGACACAGAAAGTTTCAAACTGCCTCACGATGACCTGCAGGGCATCCAGAAAATATATG GTCCTCCAGACAAAAACCCTCAGCCAACTAGATTACTTACTACAGCCCCGCCTCCTCGCCTCCATCCTCCTTCTGACCCGCGAAAGCATGACCGTCAGAGCCGTCCTCACCGACCGCCACAGAGGTCCAAACCCTCCAACCCCAACTCCAAGCCTAGCATCTGCGATGGAGGCTTCAACACACTTGCCATCCTGCGACAAGAGCTGTTTGTCTTCAAG GACCAGTGGTTCTGGAGGGTGAGGGATAACTCAGTGGTGCCTGGCTACCCCATGCAGATAAGCTACTTTTGGAAAGGCCTACCTCCTAAAATCGATGCTGTCTATGAGAACAGTGAGGGAAAGTTTGTCTTCTTCAAAG GTCATCGGTTCTGGGTGTTCAAGGATACTACTCTGCAGCCCACATTTCCTCAGGATATTTCTCTATTCGGCAGCGGCATGCCCACTCAGAATATCGAGACGGCGGTGTGGTGGGAAGACGTGGCCAAAACCTACTTCTTCAAAGGCGACAG ATACTGGAGGTACAGTGAGGATATGAGGAGCATGGACCCTGGTTACCCCAAACCCATCACGGTGTGGAAGGGCATCCCAGACTCACCCCAAGGTGCCTTTGTGGATAAGGCAAATG GCTTCACATACTTCTATAAGGGTAAAGAATACTGGAAGTTCAACAACCATCGTCTGCGAGTGGAGCCTGGCTACCCCCGGTCTATCCTGCGGGACTTCATGGGCTGTGATGGCCTCCCCTCGGACCCTGACTGGGACTGGAGCCCACCACAAGATGAAGATCCTCCACACTACGACCATGATGATGTGGACATCGTCCGTAAACTGGAGAGCACAGGCGGCACTGAGAAAGCTGTGGCTATCGCCATCCCCTGCGTTCTGGCCCTCTGCATGATGGTCCTGTTGCATACGGTCTTCCGTGTCAAGAGGAAGGACACTCAGCGGCACATACTGTACTGCAAACGCTCCATGCAGGAATGGGTTTGA